Proteins from a single region of Urocitellus parryii isolate mUroPar1 chromosome 4, mUroPar1.hap1, whole genome shotgun sequence:
- the LOC113195140 gene encoding olfactory receptor 5B3-like, with translation MENRTEVTHFILLGLTKDPGLQLPLFVTFLLIYTITLAGNLGMILLIVLDSRLHTPMYFFLGNLSLVDLCYSSAVTPTVMAGLLPGDEVISYGACAAQMFFFVAFATVENFLLSSMAYDRYAAVCKPLHYTTTMTTSVCIGLIVGCYVCGFLTAIVCTGNTFILSFCKTNVVHHFFCDIPAVMAVSCSNRQVNELILIYVASFNIFVALLVILISYVLIFITILKMRSGAGHRKAMSTCASHFTAISIFYGTMIFMYLQPRSSHSLDTAKITSVFYTLIIPMLNPMVYSLRNKEVKKAFTKIVLEGK, from the coding sequence ATGGAGAACAGGACAGAAGTGACCCACTTCATCCTGCTGGGACTGACCAAGGACCCAGGTCTGCAGCTTCCCCTCTTTGTGACCTTCCTCCTCATCTACACCATCACTCTGGCTGGGAACCTGGGAATGATCCTGCTGATTGTGTTGGACTCCCGTCtccacactcccatgtactttttcctggGCAACCTGTCTCTGGTGGACTTGTGCTACTCTTCAGCTGTCACTCCCACGGTCATGGCTGGTCTTCTTCCTGGAGACGAGGTCATCTCCTATGGTGCTTGTGCTGCTCAGATGTTCTTTTTTGTAGCCTTTGCTACTGTGGAAAATTTCCTGCTGTCCTCAATGGCCTATGATCGCTATGCAGCAGTGTGCAAGCCCCTGCACTACACCACCACCATGACAACTAGTGTGTGTATTGGGCTGATTGTAGGCTGCTATGTCTGTGGCTTTTTGACTGCCATAGTCTGCACGGGGAACacattcattctctctttctgcaAAACCAATGTGGTCCATCATTTTTTCTGCGATATTCCAGCAGTTATGGCTGTATCTTGCTCTAATAGACAGGTCAATGAGTTGATTCTTATTTATGTAGCCAGCTTCAATATTTTTGTTGCTCTCCTTGTTATCTTAATATCCTATGTATTGATTTTTATCACCATCCTGAAGATGCGCTCAGGTGCAGGACACCGGAAGGCTATGTCCACCTGTGCCTCCCACTTCACTGccatttctattttctatggTACGATGATCTTCATGTATTTACAGCCCAGATCCAGCCATTCACTGGATACTGCCAAAATCACATCTGTATTCTACACTCTGATCATTCCAATGTTGAACCCTATGGTCTACAGCCTACGGAACAAAGAGGTAAAGAAGGCTTTCACAAAGATTGTCTTGGAGGGCAAATAG